One genomic region from Fictibacillus marinisediminis encodes:
- a CDS encoding cytidine deaminase has product MEKEKLIEEAVSARDYAYVPYSKFKVGAALLTKDGKVYRGSNIENAAYSVTNCAERTALFKAVSEGDKEFAAIAVVADTDRPVPPCGACRQVISELCPPGMKVYLTNLKGNIMETTVEELLPGAFSPGDLNE; this is encoded by the coding sequence ATGGAAAAAGAAAAACTGATTGAGGAAGCGGTTTCAGCGAGAGATTATGCTTATGTGCCTTATTCGAAATTTAAAGTGGGTGCTGCACTCTTAACAAAAGACGGCAAGGTCTATCGAGGCTCCAACATTGAAAATGCTGCTTATAGTGTAACAAACTGCGCAGAACGGACAGCATTGTTCAAAGCCGTTTCTGAAGGTGATAAAGAGTTTGCTGCCATAGCCGTAGTAGCAGATACAGATCGGCCCGTTCCGCCCTGCGGAGCTTGCAGACAAGTCATTTCAGAACTATGCCCGCCAGGCATGAAAGTTTATTTAACAAATTTAAAAGGAAACATCATGGAAACGACTGTGGAAGAATTGCTTCCAGGGGCGTTTTCACCGGGGGATTTGAATGAATAA
- a CDS encoding YqzL family protein yields the protein MKEFTWKVFCETGSIDTYLLFKELEVDMSTSVAQQEDQQAHIDSPIQ from the coding sequence ATGAAAGAATTTACCTGGAAGGTATTTTGCGAAACGGGCAGTATCGATACCTATTTGTTGTTTAAAGAACTTGAGGTCGACATGTCAACAAGTGTGGCTCAGCAAGAAGATCAGCAAGCACATATTGACTCTCCCATCCAATAA
- a CDS encoding helix-turn-helix transcriptional regulator: MVRTIELNKRQQTILQIVKDHGPITGEHIADRLHLTRATLRPDLAILTMAGYLDARPRVGYFYTGKTGSQLLTEKIKKIQVHEFSSIPVVVPESSTVYEAICTMFLEDVGTLFIVNKNSHLVGVVSRKDLLRASMGKQELNAIPINIIMTRMPNITYCFKEDHLLDVAHILIQKQIDGLPVVKKAPNDEGYEVVGRITKTNITKAFVELARDEMII, from the coding sequence GTGGTGCGAACAATCGAACTGAATAAAAGGCAACAAACAATATTGCAGATCGTAAAAGACCATGGACCTATTACAGGGGAACATATTGCAGACCGTTTGCATTTGACAAGAGCTACGCTTAGGCCTGACCTAGCCATTTTAACGATGGCTGGTTATTTGGATGCCAGACCCCGTGTGGGCTATTTTTATACAGGCAAAACAGGCTCCCAGCTATTGACTGAAAAAATCAAGAAGATACAAGTCCATGAATTTTCATCGATCCCCGTTGTGGTTCCTGAATCTTCAACCGTATATGAAGCGATCTGTACCATGTTTCTTGAAGATGTGGGAACTTTGTTTATCGTGAATAAAAACTCTCATCTTGTTGGAGTGGTTTCAAGAAAAGACTTATTGAGAGCCAGTATGGGAAAACAGGAATTAAACGCCATCCCCATCAACATTATTATGACCAGGATGCCGAATATCACATATTGTTTTAAAGAAGACCATTTACTGGATGTTGCCCATATTCTCATCCAAAAGCAGATTGACGGGCTGCCGGTCGTAAAAAAAGCTCCCAATGACGAAGGGTATGAAGTAGTGGGAAGAATTACGAAAACGAATATTACCAAGGCCTTTGTTGAATTGGCCAGGGATGAAATGATTATTTGA
- a CDS encoding pyruvate, water dikinase regulatory protein produces MTDQINRPMIYVVSDSVGETAELVVKAAASQFNSTAIELKRVPYVEDKETIKEVVALAKEHQALIAFTLVIPEMKEFLLQQALVSGVVAVDIIGPMMNQMQQLLQQVPRYEPGIVHQLDDDYFRKVEAIEFAVKYDDGRDPRGILKADIVLVGVSRTSKTPLSQYLAHKRLKVANVPLVPEVEPPDELFKVSAKKCFGLSITPEKLNDIRRERLMALGLNSEANYANINRIRQELDYFTKTIDRIGCRVIDVSNKAVEESANLIYNIYTGKNYR; encoded by the coding sequence ATGACTGACCAAATAAATCGCCCAATGATTTATGTTGTATCCGATTCTGTTGGCGAAACTGCGGAGCTTGTTGTAAAAGCCGCGGCCAGCCAATTTAATTCAACTGCCATTGAGCTTAAGCGGGTTCCATATGTAGAAGATAAGGAAACCATTAAAGAAGTAGTGGCATTAGCTAAAGAACATCAGGCTCTAATCGCGTTTACACTTGTCATACCAGAAATGAAGGAGTTTCTCCTGCAGCAGGCACTGGTTTCGGGAGTGGTTGCAGTAGATATTATCGGTCCGATGATGAACCAGATGCAGCAGCTTCTTCAGCAGGTACCGAGATATGAGCCAGGAATTGTCCATCAGCTGGATGATGATTATTTCCGAAAAGTTGAAGCCATTGAGTTTGCTGTTAAGTATGATGATGGAAGAGATCCAAGGGGGATTTTAAAAGCCGATATCGTTTTGGTAGGAGTGTCAAGGACGTCTAAAACACCTTTATCGCAGTATCTGGCTCACAAACGACTGAAAGTGGCCAATGTTCCGCTTGTTCCTGAAGTCGAGCCGCCGGATGAATTGTTCAAAGTCTCTGCTAAAAAGTGTTTCGGTTTAAGCATCACTCCTGAAAAACTAAACGATATCCGCAGAGAAAGACTGATGGCTCTTGGGTTAAATTCTGAGGCTAATTATGCCAATATCAACCGCATCAGGCAGGAGCTTGACTATTTCACTAAAACAATAGACCGGATCGGCTGTCGGGTCATTGATGTTTCAAACAAAGCCGTAGAGGAATCAGCAAATCTCATTTATAACATTTATACGGGCAAAAACTATCGATAA
- a CDS encoding PhoH family protein: protein MSEPIKLQRLQLENQGEAQALFGPNDAFLKIIEDKLEVTIVTRGEDISVSGTSDTVQKVEDVLIVLLNLIRKGIHISERDIVYAVQLSERGMLEEITELYQQEITTNVKGKPIRVKTLGQRHYVSAMKKGDLVFGIGPAGTGKTYLAVVMAVAALKEGKIKKIVLTRPAVEAGESLGFLPGDLKEKVDPYLRPLYDALHDLLGMEHTERLLERGTIEIAPLAYMRGRTLDECFVILDEAQNTSPEQMKMFLTRLGFGSRMVITGDLTQIDLPKGKESGLKIAERTLNGVPGIQFIFLKQLDVVRHPLVQRIISAYEKTEK from the coding sequence TTGTCAGAACCCATTAAATTACAGCGATTACAACTAGAAAATCAAGGGGAAGCCCAAGCGCTTTTCGGACCTAACGATGCTTTTCTGAAGATAATTGAAGATAAGCTTGAAGTCACGATTGTCACTAGAGGTGAAGATATTTCTGTCAGTGGAACATCCGACACGGTTCAGAAAGTGGAGGATGTTTTAATCGTACTTCTAAACCTTATCCGTAAAGGGATTCATATTTCAGAAAGAGACATTGTTTATGCTGTTCAGCTTTCTGAACGGGGGATGCTTGAAGAGATCACCGAATTGTATCAGCAGGAGATTACAACCAACGTCAAAGGTAAACCAATCAGGGTAAAGACACTCGGTCAGCGCCATTACGTATCTGCGATGAAAAAGGGAGACCTCGTTTTTGGAATCGGTCCAGCAGGTACGGGTAAAACTTACTTAGCCGTTGTTATGGCTGTTGCTGCTCTAAAAGAAGGAAAAATAAAAAAGATAGTTCTTACAAGGCCGGCGGTTGAAGCGGGCGAAAGCTTAGGATTCCTGCCGGGTGACTTAAAAGAAAAAGTCGATCCATATCTTCGCCCCTTGTATGATGCACTTCATGACCTTCTTGGGATGGAGCATACGGAACGGCTGCTGGAAAGAGGCACGATCGAAATAGCTCCGCTTGCCTATATGAGGGGACGGACGCTGGATGAATGCTTTGTCATTTTAGATGAAGCACAGAATACATCGCCAGAACAAATGAAAATGTTTTTAACACGTCTTGGTTTCGGCTCTAGGATGGTCATCACGGGGGATCTGACACAAATCGATCTTCCGAAAGGAAAAGAATCAGGCCTTAAAATCGCTGAACGGACGCTCAATGGTGTGCCAGGCATACAATTTATATTCTTAAAGCAGCTGGATGTAGTAAGGCACCCGCTTGTTCAACGAATTATTTCAGCATACGAAAAGACAGAGAAGTAG
- a CDS encoding HD family phosphohydrolase — translation MTNQIKKRLRIKKGLHNKWNFFMFGLLALIIYASLLSNVTPDTVDVGPYSISPRDIQSPITIEMKEETLKKQNDAADKVENIYSYDEDSPLKQAEKSNEIFKAIEKINEAESKNKKDKDPLTLDQKIDQIKGMVGNDQISPEAYTALFNASPSELRNGRDLASSVINDTLKNKIRVDQIEFFRDKAEDKIQQNSNFSSSLKNAVVELTRSNIISNFLLDVDKTKLAKQKAIDEAEPVEIKEGEIIVREGDVVTPEKFRQLKLVGLLDKEVAIYPYLGLLLFVLILVIGLYYFIKESLKATAPLQKKQMLLYVILITFSLIVMKLTSFIDKLEITGIFFVVPIAAGAMMIKMLLNEFTAILSSVLFAVCATLIFNEGSTGTFNFPLGIYVLLGCVAGIIYLGKRHLKSRILKAGVLVSFTNILSILIILLLQNGKYSPVQIGVEIGFGFLSGCLASVLALGLMPVFESWFGILSTTRLIELSNPNHPLLRKLLIEAPGTYHHSVMVANLSEAGCESIGANGLLARVGSYYHDLGKTKRPHFFIENQMNMENPHEKLTPQLSKTIIIAHPYDGAEMLKEYKLPGEIIDIAEQHHGTSLLQYFYHKAVELSDAEIQETDFRYPGPKAQSREAAVVGIADGVEAAVRSLSKPTPVKIEAIIRKIITERLEDGQFDECDLTFKELNTVAKTLSETLNGIFHSRIEYPEQQIKKKVDL, via the coding sequence TTGACGAATCAGATCAAAAAACGTTTGCGAATAAAAAAGGGGCTGCATAATAAATGGAATTTTTTTATGTTTGGACTGCTGGCTCTTATTATCTACGCCAGCTTGCTCAGCAATGTAACCCCTGATACGGTGGATGTTGGGCCGTACTCCATTTCCCCGCGTGATATTCAATCACCGATCACGATTGAGATGAAAGAAGAAACGCTGAAAAAGCAAAACGATGCAGCGGACAAAGTAGAGAATATTTATTCCTATGATGAAGACAGTCCGCTGAAACAGGCGGAAAAGTCCAATGAGATCTTTAAGGCTATCGAAAAAATCAACGAAGCGGAGAGCAAGAATAAAAAAGATAAGGACCCGCTGACACTTGACCAGAAAATAGATCAGATCAAGGGGATGGTTGGAAACGACCAGATCTCTCCAGAAGCGTATACTGCCCTGTTTAATGCCTCTCCTTCTGAACTCAGAAACGGCAGAGACCTTGCAAGCTCAGTAATCAACGACACGCTTAAAAATAAGATCAGGGTCGATCAGATCGAATTTTTCCGTGACAAGGCAGAAGATAAAATACAGCAGAATTCAAATTTTTCGAGTTCTTTAAAAAATGCTGTTGTTGAACTGACCCGAAGCAATATCATCTCTAATTTTCTGCTGGACGTTGATAAAACGAAATTGGCGAAACAAAAAGCGATCGATGAAGCGGAACCGGTCGAGATTAAAGAAGGAGAAATCATCGTCAGAGAGGGAGACGTGGTTACCCCTGAAAAATTCAGGCAGCTTAAGCTGGTAGGGCTTCTTGATAAGGAAGTTGCGATATATCCGTATTTAGGTCTTTTACTTTTTGTTCTTATTTTAGTCATAGGCCTGTATTATTTTATTAAAGAATCTTTAAAAGCAACGGCGCCTCTGCAAAAAAAGCAGATGCTGCTGTATGTCATCCTGATCACGTTTTCCTTGATCGTAATGAAACTGACAAGCTTCATTGATAAACTGGAGATCACAGGAATCTTTTTTGTGGTTCCGATCGCTGCAGGAGCTATGATGATTAAAATGCTGCTCAACGAATTTACAGCGATTCTTTCCAGTGTTCTATTTGCAGTTTGCGCGACACTTATTTTTAATGAAGGATCTACCGGAACATTTAATTTTCCACTTGGCATCTACGTATTGCTCGGCTGTGTGGCAGGAATCATTTATCTGGGAAAACGGCATTTAAAATCAAGAATATTAAAGGCTGGTGTTCTCGTTTCATTTACCAATATTTTATCAATATTGATCATTCTGTTGCTTCAAAATGGAAAGTACTCTCCTGTACAGATTGGGGTGGAAATCGGATTTGGCTTTTTATCCGGATGCCTCGCATCTGTACTAGCCTTGGGGCTGATGCCGGTTTTTGAATCCTGGTTCGGCATCTTATCTACGACACGGCTGATCGAGCTTTCGAACCCTAATCACCCGCTTTTAAGGAAACTATTGATTGAAGCTCCTGGCACTTATCATCATTCTGTCATGGTGGCCAACCTTTCAGAAGCCGGCTGTGAATCCATAGGAGCTAACGGCCTTCTTGCCAGAGTAGGATCTTATTATCATGATCTCGGCAAAACAAAAAGGCCTCATTTCTTTATTGAGAACCAGATGAATATGGAGAATCCGCATGAGAAACTGACACCGCAGCTTAGTAAGACCATCATTATTGCCCATCCGTATGACGGAGCAGAAATGTTGAAAGAATATAAGCTGCCTGGAGAAATTATTGATATAGCTGAACAGCATCATGGGACATCCCTGCTTCAATATTTCTACCACAAGGCAGTTGAACTGAGTGATGCCGAGATCCAGGAAACCGATTTCAGGTATCCTGGTCCGAAAGCTCAATCCAGAGAAGCCGCGGTAGTAGGAATTGCAGACGGTGTGGAAGCAGCTGTCCGTTCCCTCTCCAAACCGACACCGGTTAAAATTGAAGCCATTATCCGCAAGATTATTACTGAACGCCTTGAAGACGGGCAGTTTGATGAATGTGATCTTACATTTAAAGAATTAAATACGGTAGCAAAGACACTCAGTGAAACATTGAACGGGATTTTTCATTCGAGAATTGAATATCCTGAGCAGCAAATTAAAAAGAAGGTGGACTTATAA
- a CDS encoding diacylglycerol kinase family protein, which produces MKFLTNTVSPDKMRPSARRFVRSFGYAWEGIKAAVKGEQNIKIHLAVSCIVLLVAYVLEFSAVRFSILLIVIGNVICLEIVNTALERLVDLVTNDYHPLAKQAKDMAAGAVLVFSVIAVIIGLLLFLKPALHYFS; this is translated from the coding sequence ATGAAATTCTTAACGAATACGGTCTCACCAGATAAGATGAGGCCATCAGCCCGCAGATTTGTTAGAAGTTTTGGATATGCCTGGGAAGGAATTAAAGCTGCAGTTAAAGGTGAGCAGAATATTAAAATTCATCTCGCTGTGAGTTGTATCGTTTTACTGGTGGCCTATGTCCTTGAATTTTCAGCTGTGAGGTTCTCCATTCTGCTGATTGTCATTGGGAATGTGATCTGTCTTGAAATCGTAAATACGGCACTTGAACGCCTCGTCGATTTGGTCACGAATGATTACCACCCGTTAGCAAAGCAGGCCAAAGATATGGCGGCGGGTGCAGTTTTGGTTTTTTCGGTGATTGCTGTTATAATCGGATTACTGCTATTTTTAAAACCTGCCTTACACTATTTCTCTTAG
- the era gene encoding GTPase Era, which yields MNNTGYKSGFVSIIGRPNVGKSTLLNHIIGQKIAIMSDKPQTTRNKIQGVYTTDQAQVIFIDTPGIHKPKHRLGDFMTKIAQQTLREVDLILFVINAEEGYGRGDQFIIDKLQDIKQPIFLVINKIDTIHPDQLLPLIDFYRGKVDVQEVIPISALQGNNVNTLMNQITEYLEEGPQYYPEDQITDHPERFIAGELIREKVLHLTREEIPHSIAVVIEQMQRREDRDVVFINATIIVERKSQKGIIIGKQGSMLKEVGKRARTDIENLLGSKVFLELFVKVQNDWRNKLSNLKEFGFNEDEY from the coding sequence ATGAATAACACAGGTTACAAATCAGGCTTTGTTTCTATAATCGGACGGCCGAACGTTGGGAAATCAACGTTGTTAAATCATATCATCGGCCAGAAGATCGCCATTATGAGTGACAAGCCGCAGACAACAAGGAATAAGATCCAGGGAGTGTATACAACGGATCAAGCACAAGTTATTTTTATAGACACTCCGGGTATTCATAAACCTAAGCACCGTTTAGGTGATTTTATGACAAAAATCGCTCAGCAGACATTAAGGGAAGTAGATTTGATTCTTTTTGTCATCAATGCAGAAGAAGGGTATGGCAGAGGAGATCAGTTTATCATTGATAAACTTCAGGACATCAAACAGCCGATCTTCCTTGTGATCAATAAAATTGATACGATCCACCCTGACCAGCTGCTTCCGCTGATCGACTTTTACAGAGGCAAGGTTGATGTACAGGAAGTGATACCGATCTCTGCTCTACAGGGCAACAACGTGAATACGCTCATGAACCAGATTACAGAATATCTGGAGGAAGGTCCGCAATATTATCCAGAAGACCAGATTACAGATCATCCTGAACGATTTATTGCCGGTGAGCTGATTCGTGAAAAAGTACTGCACCTGACGAGAGAGGAGATTCCTCACTCCATTGCTGTTGTCATTGAACAGATGCAGCGACGTGAGGACCGTGACGTGGTATTTATAAACGCCACCATCATCGTTGAACGAAAATCTCAAAAAGGGATCATCATAGGAAAACAAGGTTCGATGCTGAAAGAGGTCGGAAAACGAGCCCGTACAGATATTGAAAACTTGCTTGGATCTAAAGTTTTTCTGGAGCTTTTCGTGAAAGTACAGAATGATTGGAGAAACAAGCTGAGTAATCTAAAGGAATTCGGATTCAACGAAGACGAATATTGA
- the ybeY gene encoding rRNA maturation RNase YbeY — translation MSLHIDFTDETEQISPAQIEELTNLLNQAAVMEDIPNETELSVTFVTNERIHEINKQYRNKDTPTDVISFAMEEMGEGELEIIGDDLPRILGDIIISAEIAKNQAEEYGHSFLRELGFLTVHGFLHLLGYDHLNEHEEKKMFSRQDEILNEYGLTR, via the coding sequence ATGAGCTTACACATTGATTTTACAGACGAAACCGAACAAATCTCCCCAGCTCAGATCGAGGAGTTAACGAACCTTTTAAATCAGGCAGCAGTCATGGAAGACATTCCCAATGAGACTGAGCTTTCTGTTACCTTTGTAACAAACGAGCGGATCCATGAGATCAACAAACAATATCGGAACAAAGATACGCCAACAGATGTGATCTCTTTTGCGATGGAAGAAATGGGTGAGGGAGAACTAGAAATCATTGGAGATGATTTACCGAGAATTCTTGGTGACATTATTATATCAGCAGAGATTGCTAAAAATCAGGCAGAAGAATACGGACACTCATTCTTGAGAGAACTTGGCTTTTTGACCGTTCATGGTTTTCTTCACCTCTTGGGCTATGATCACCTGAACGAACATGAAGAAAAGAAAATGTTCAGCAGGCAAGATGAAATTCTTAACGAATACGGTCTCACCAGATAA
- the recO gene encoding DNA repair protein RecO produces the protein MLQKVEGIVIRKVDYGETNVILTLFTRENGKIGVMARGAKKPKSRLSSVAQLFTYGHFVFQQSRGLGSLSQGEIIDSFRGIKEDLFKTAYCAYMVEFLDKVTEEKKTQPYLFEHVWQSFNLINEGADPEVITFIFEMKMLQQAGIGPQVNHCANCGKTEGEFAFSVREGGFLCDRCHHLDPNRIPLTQATARLLHLFYHFDLNRLGNVSLKKQTKDAIQFILSTYIDEYSGMFFKSKKFLDQLNKFE, from the coding sequence ATGCTGCAAAAGGTTGAAGGAATTGTTATCAGAAAAGTGGACTACGGTGAAACAAACGTAATTCTTACTCTTTTTACGAGAGAAAACGGAAAAATAGGAGTTATGGCAAGAGGGGCGAAGAAACCAAAAAGTCGCCTCTCTTCTGTTGCACAGCTCTTTACATACGGTCATTTCGTTTTTCAGCAAAGCAGGGGGCTGGGTTCTCTTAGTCAAGGTGAGATCATCGACTCGTTCAGAGGCATCAAGGAAGATTTGTTTAAAACAGCTTATTGTGCTTATATGGTTGAATTTCTTGATAAGGTGACAGAAGAGAAAAAAACTCAGCCCTATTTATTTGAACATGTTTGGCAATCTTTCAACCTTATAAATGAAGGTGCAGATCCAGAAGTTATCACGTTTATTTTTGAGATGAAAATGCTGCAGCAAGCGGGCATCGGCCCCCAAGTAAATCACTGCGCCAACTGCGGCAAAACTGAAGGGGAATTTGCCTTTTCCGTCCGGGAAGGTGGTTTTCTCTGTGACAGGTGCCATCACCTGGACCCGAACAGGATCCCGCTGACTCAAGCAACCGCAAGGCTCCTTCACCTGTTTTATCATTTTGATTTAAACCGGCTTGGAAATGTATCGTTAAAAAAACAGACAAAGGACGCAATCCAGTTTATTTTATCTACCTACATTGATGAGTATTCAGGGATGTTCTTCAAATCTAAAAAGTTTTTGGATCAATTGAATAAATTTGAATAA
- a CDS encoding YaiI/YqxD family protein, with the protein MSNSKAKVWVDGDACPVPIRNSIIEHCREFNLSAFFVISYAHYTAPSPGVEWILVDANREEVDLYLMNHSMKGDIAVTQDFGLASILVPKGVITFHPRGFLYREEDMEKMLFERYISGKERRAGNRTKGPAKFQDSDLERFSGQFKKMLSNIEGFQ; encoded by the coding sequence ATGTCTAATTCTAAAGCAAAAGTATGGGTAGATGGAGATGCTTGCCCGGTTCCGATTAGGAATTCTATTATCGAACATTGTCGGGAATTTAATTTATCGGCATTTTTTGTCATTTCATATGCCCATTATACAGCCCCTTCACCTGGTGTAGAGTGGATTCTGGTCGATGCCAACCGTGAAGAAGTAGACTTGTATCTAATGAATCATTCAATGAAAGGAGATATTGCGGTTACTCAGGATTTTGGCCTGGCCAGTATCCTGGTCCCAAAAGGTGTGATTACGTTCCATCCCCGCGGTTTTTTATACCGGGAGGAAGATATGGAAAAAATGCTTTTTGAAAGGTACATTTCCGGGAAAGAAAGAAGAGCCGGCAACCGTACAAAAGGACCAGCGAAGTTTCAGGATTCTGATCTTGAACGTTTCTCCGGACAATTTAAAAAAATGTTGTCGAATATTGAAGGATTTCAATAA
- the dnaG gene encoding DNA primase, which translates to MAERIPDELIEKVRTSQDIVELVSDYVTLKKQGRNYFGLCPFHGEKSPSFSVSPDKQIYHCFGCGAGGNAFSFLMNIEGFSFLEAVKHIAQRTGIDLPQLERQSGNSKSSDNRAVMAEAHELLAKLFHHYLLNTEQGLKALDYLKGRGFSDEVISRFQIGFAPDSWDSATNFLSRRNFSLELSEKAGLLGKRDFDGKFFDRFRNRIMFPIWDKNGKVIGFGGRILDSGEPKYLNSPETLLFNKGKNLYALHLSRPEMRKKQQAVLFEGYVDTIAAWRAGVENGVATLGTSLTEDQAKLLKRNVPSVVICYDSDHAGVEASFRASSILLKAGCNVKIAKMPDGLDPDDYIQKYGAEKFNRDVIGASLTVMAFKIQYYRRGKNLNDEGERMLYIEEIIKEISQLPNAVEKDHYLRQLADEFNLSLEALKQQQFYTAKQQKRKKDNVDTNRNNNPRNNTYYNKPLLPAYHNAERILLAHMLKNTDVAIRVQELLGASFNIEEHNAVAAYLYAFYEEGNLPNVGLFLQRIEDDRLKKIASELAMLTVNEHLSDKEMSDYIRQITNYPKWLVIQGKEKHKKEAERGQDFARAAQIAMEILQMKKELKG; encoded by the coding sequence ATGGCAGAACGAATTCCGGACGAACTTATAGAAAAAGTTCGAACATCTCAAGATATTGTAGAACTTGTCAGTGACTATGTAACCTTGAAGAAACAAGGGCGCAATTATTTTGGCTTATGCCCATTTCACGGAGAGAAATCCCCTTCCTTTTCTGTTTCGCCTGATAAGCAGATCTACCACTGTTTCGGCTGCGGAGCAGGCGGTAATGCTTTCTCTTTTCTAATGAATATCGAAGGATTTTCATTTCTTGAGGCAGTGAAGCATATTGCACAGCGAACGGGAATAGATTTACCTCAACTGGAACGGCAGTCTGGAAACAGCAAATCCTCAGATAACCGGGCAGTCATGGCCGAGGCTCATGAACTTTTGGCGAAACTATTTCATCACTATCTGCTCAATACCGAGCAAGGTTTGAAAGCTCTCGACTATTTAAAGGGCAGAGGGTTTTCGGATGAAGTCATCTCACGGTTTCAAATCGGGTTTGCACCTGATTCCTGGGATTCGGCCACCAACTTCCTCAGCAGAAGAAATTTCTCGCTGGAGCTCTCTGAAAAAGCCGGTTTGCTTGGCAAACGGGACTTTGACGGTAAATTCTTTGACCGGTTCAGAAACCGGATCATGTTTCCAATCTGGGATAAAAACGGTAAAGTCATCGGCTTTGGGGGCAGAATTTTGGACAGCGGGGAACCCAAATATTTGAACAGCCCTGAGACCTTGCTGTTTAATAAAGGCAAGAACTTGTATGCCTTGCATTTATCCCGTCCTGAAATGAGGAAAAAACAGCAGGCTGTTCTATTTGAAGGGTATGTTGATACGATTGCTGCCTGGAGAGCAGGCGTTGAAAATGGGGTGGCCACACTTGGAACCTCTTTGACAGAAGATCAGGCAAAGCTGCTGAAACGAAATGTGCCTTCTGTCGTTATCTGTTATGATTCCGATCATGCAGGTGTTGAAGCTTCCTTTAGAGCTTCATCGATTTTATTAAAAGCAGGATGCAATGTGAAAATTGCGAAAATGCCAGACGGTCTTGATCCCGATGACTATATCCAAAAATATGGAGCCGAGAAGTTTAACAGGGATGTAATAGGGGCAAGTTTAACCGTAATGGCTTTTAAAATTCAATATTACAGAAGAGGTAAAAATCTCAACGATGAAGGAGAACGAATGCTCTATATCGAAGAGATAATAAAGGAAATCAGCCAATTGCCTAATGCGGTTGAAAAAGACCATTATTTAAGGCAGCTAGCTGATGAATTCAACCTCTCTCTGGAAGCTCTAAAGCAGCAGCAGTTTTATACAGCTAAGCAGCAAAAGCGAAAAAAGGATAATGTTGACACAAACAGGAATAATAATCCTAGGAATAATACTTACTATAACAAACCGCTTTTGCCTGCCTATCATAATGCTGAACGGATTCTACTTGCGCATATGCTGAAAAACACAGACGTTGCCATCAGGGTTCAGGAATTACTGGGAGCATCATTTAACATTGAAGAACACAATGCGGTTGCAGCTTATTTATATGCCTTCTATGAAGAAGGAAATTTGCCCAATGTTGGTTTGTTCCTGCAGCGCATTGAAGATGACAGGTTAAAAAAGATTGCTTCCGAGCTGGCGATGCTGACTGTCAATGAACATCTTTCCGATAAGGAAATGAGTGATTATATAAGACAGATCACCAACTATCCTAAATGGCTGGTGATACAGGGTAAAGAAAAGCACAAAAAGGAAGCGGAACGCGGGCAGGATTTTGCCAGGGCGGCCCAAATAGCAATGGAGATACTTCAAATGAAAAAAGAATTAAAAGGCTGA